The Apostichopus japonicus isolate 1M-3 chromosome 1, ASM3797524v1, whole genome shotgun sequence DNA segment GTATTACATTAGAGATAGCATATTGTAAAATCCGCTTTAAGGGGGATATAagattcataataataatgaaatagttTGCTTAATTAAAATAACCAATCAAGTGTCAATTAGACGCTATGCAGAAAAATTAACAACAAATTTAGCAGTTATATGAACaaacaacaattttgttttaaaattcatTATAGCAACACATGTAAACAGGTATGTTATTATTCTAATGTTGAATTAGTACTGTCCAAGAACATGACTCTTGTGACTTACAAACGTCGGTGAAAAAAAACACCAATATGATAGTGTATGGATGTTACTTTTATGGTTTTCCTCAGCAATATGAAAACGAATCATGATATTTAAGATCATGTGTCATGTCTGTGGTGAGTCTGTCAAAATCTGAACAATTTAGTAATTTGTGCCAGAGGTACAGCTGGCTGTACCATGTTAaggatacatgcaagttgaggGGGCGAGCTCCTTCATTTGTTTTCTCATTTGGCATTCCAAATCAAATGCACTTTTTTACTGAAAAGATactaaaaatgaatatttgcaATCATTCCaaaatcccacccccccccctcactttaAGAAAATACTATAATTACACTAATGGTTACAATTTGCTGTATGATGAAAGTGGTATACTAATACTATATTCATTCAGAAATATCCAATTGTAATCATATGAAAATTTGACATACAAATCACATGTTTGTATGTGCCTGTAAAGGAATAAAGTTCAAATTTCACAAAGGACTTACAAATGTCAGTGACTGAaaataagcaactgtacaaatATGATAGTGTATGGAGACAACTTTTTAGCTTTATCGTAATAAgctttaaaaagaaagaaaatttaatgaGGGTCTTTAAAATTTGGGGATAATTTTTAGAAACCACACATGTTTACACTACTGTTGCTGAGGAGGAGTAGAACAAGCTGTCTTTAATACTTCATTTGTTCCCTCTTATTCTTTTGTATGATGTTCCATACTTTGGACTTTATTTGTACTATGGACCTGCGCTTAAGACAGGAATTCTTTAGCTTTGCTTGAAGGCAATCTTTTGACACAGGTGGGTGCATGGCATTGATAGCCTTTCTAAGGCATGGATCATTAATAACAGCTGTCTCTTCCTCTTTTGTCCACATTGTTTTAGATATTTTCACCCTCTTAGTTGGAAGTGCCTTTGTTGGCTCTTTTGATTCAGAGTTGTCACTCTCATTTCCGTCTGACATTTCTATGTCTGACAGAAGTTGGCTTTCCTCAATCTCAACTTCTTCAAGGGACCTCCCTTTAAATTCATGAAGTTTTCCCTTCTCAGCAGTTAGTAAAAGCTTCCTCACTTTTGCAAGAAATATGACATCTTGGGGCAGCCGGTAGTACTGCTTGTGGACGGTTACATCATGCCCTAAATGGTTGGCCAATTGTTCTAATTCAGTGTTGGATAGACTAAGGATTTGTGAAAGAGTTGCTAAATGCTTGCGCAGATTGGTGGCGGTCAGTCTGTCAGGATTTTTGGCCCCACACAAATGCGCGTATTTGTGCAAACAATCATAACCTCGAAGCGGCTGAACAGAGTTTCCTGATGGGCAAGCAAATATGTATGGGTTTTGTGGATCGACGCCAGCAATTTGACGAGTTTTGTTGAGTACTTTAACCGAATCTGCCATGTCAGGGGTTAACAAGATTGGCACCCCTCTGTCACGTTTTCCACGTGTCATTATTAGAGTAAGCCTCTTTGCTGCCAGCTTTTGTGCTATTGGAAGAGattcaaatatttcatcttggaactctctctttttctttgtttgctcTAAATAATCTGACATTCTCAAATATTGTGTTTCGCCAGGTCTACGGCAATTGAACATTATTAGCTGAGCAAGGGTTAAAGAAGCCAACTCCCGCCAAGTGGATGTTGATACTTCATTACCTTGTAACTTCTCTTTTGTAGTACAAACTTGGTTTGTCAGTAGCTGATTGAGCTTCACAGTGTCGGCTGTTAAGGgaactttctttgtttttgccaCTTTTGCTTGCATTGTTGCTTATAAACTTTTGTGGCAATTCTTTGTTTCCATTGCAGATTCTTTAGTTTCAAGAACTGCTCTGCTTTGCACTCCTGCAAGGTATCTGATGATTTAATGGATTCTGCAATTACAATTTCAGCCAAAGTAGTTAGGCTTTGTCCCAGCTTTTTAGCAAGTGTGGGTGCTTCAAAGTTTTGGTTTGAAGTGTCAAATCCAGAGCAAATGTTAACACCAAGGATCACGTCATCGAAATGTGCTGGGTCTACTAAGTCTTTAGCAGACTTAATAGATGCATTTATTTGCTGTGTTTCAAGAAGGAGCCTTGCAATGCGCCTCATTCTTTCTGAAACAATGTTGTGATTAATTGTGCTGCTATCATCACAGTGATGCTCTCCTAATTTGCAGATCCAGGAATCTGCTCTTATGGTAACAACAACACTATCAGTTCTCATACCAGCAAGTATCTCTTGCAGTTTAGCACTGCAGGGACTTTTTGTTGGAAGCAATGCCCTACCAGCCTTTTGACACTGTGCAGTTCGAGATGTGGTTGGAttttcctttgctttttttAGGGTACATTTCTTTTGATGTCGCCACAATGACTTTTTCGCAAAATAGCCTTGGCAATCTGGGCAAGGAATGTAATCTTCCACATGCATTGTGCCTAATTTTGGTCTTTTGTAGACCAAGAGCTTTCCCTTGCCTTCTTTTAGCACACGACAATTATAGGCATTGTCTCCCTTTTTTCTGATCTCTTCTAAAATTGCATTTCTTTCTGCTGACCTTTTTGGCAACAGCATAGCTTTCATTACCAATATTTCATCAGCATGATGAGTTTCTAGATGTCTTGGtaatttggttacatttttttcacaaaagaGGCAACAGTGTTGTCTGTTCCATGTTCTTTTCCTACTTTTACTATAGTAAGTGGAAGATACTTTGACACCATCTGAATGATTTTTACTTGTTGAGGGCTTTTCATTTTCACTGCTTTCTTCTTCGGATTCTTCATCTGTTGTAGATTCACTCTCACTAAATGCGTCTAGGTAATCATCGCTGAAATCCTCCTCATCAGTGCTGGTGCATTCCTCACTATCATAGTCCGTTGTTTGCATATGGCTAAGATGCTTTAGCCTTTGTGGAACCTAGAAGCAAACATAGTTTTAAAGACAAATGTTGTGATTGAATTCAAGTTTATGCAAACATAGTTGGTTTGTATGGTACAACATTACATCCAGAGTTCTAGACCTTATATTTTGGACAATGGTGTCTGAGATCTGAAATAGTCAGTGTCTTGTAATATTATTGTTGCCTATTGGTCAATTAATTATTTGACTTCAGGAAAACTGGAACTTGTCATAAAACTTTCAGGCTGAAGTCACCTAATAATGAAAACCCTTTGACTTAAAACTTCCTGAGTGATAATATGTGTTCCAGTATAATTGCTTATCGTAGCTGTCAGTTAGCGCTATAACACTGCTAAGCTAACAAACTGGCTGACTGCCCAGGCAAACATTACTGTTGGGAAATCAAGTCTTAAAGTGGGAAGGAGGTAAacctggggaggggtataaaAAGAGAGACTCATCTTTAGGAAGTTTTGGATTTTATAAAGCTCCTAAATGTtatatggtgcaatatttataaGTTATTTTCCCCTTGTCATCTCATCCCTGATCTACTTACTTGATCTTTGGTTTATATTTTCGCAGCTGAGCAAAGTCACCTTTAATAATGGTACATATTACAAGATTCAATGAAAAGATGACTTTAACAGATTCTTAGTAcatttattaaaatacataAGAAACTGGCAAAGCAAAGTTATTTTAACCAGGTTCTTCATTCATTTCCAGGCAAAGGGTGCCAGTCAGAGTGACAGTACCTTGCCCAATGTTTTATAACTCCATTATTAACCAATTTTCACTTGATACAAGCCTGAAGCAGATGGGAAGTTATTTCCAGTGAAGTTCCCCATTAAAACAAACACGTGATGAAATTATAAATGGGAAACTGACTAGGAGaacttttaatttgaaaagtgccTAGGAAATTAGGGACAGCTACCTTCATATGGCTGAGTAGCTCAGTTGGTGAAGCACAGGTCCATAATCCTGAAGTCACTGGTTTAGAATCCCATCTTGGCCTCAATTCTTTGCACTTtacaaattttattaaaatatctcCCAGTCATTTTtccatttataatttcattattcattcatatatcaCATTTAGATACCAAAGTTACAATACCTGAGCCTTCATTTGTTCTAGCATCCTTTCAAAGATTGGTTGCAGTTCAGGGTGAGACTGTGAACAGATAATTAAACCTCTTTAGAGCATTTGTAATTTTAATGAGAGAAGTAAACAGAGCCATAATTGTTGATACGATATAGAAGCTTGAGACTGATACCTTTATAAGGTTCTGAATAAAAACTTCATGAGGTAATATAGGtttcttggccaaaaaaaaggaagagttACTGCACTAGAAGATGGCTTTTCTCcacaatttgtcattttgtctcTGGGAGACAAGCGGCCTGAAGTAACATGGTTGAAACATTGATTACAAAGGTAGGATTACACATGTTTATTACTTGCAGCTCATTCCTTTATCTTACTTTATGttagaaaaatttgaaaacctaaattgaatgttttgaaataacaaCACTTACTTCCTGACATGGTTTGTTCAAGATATCTGTTTAAAAGATAgaaataacacattttatttatcacAGTCTGAAATGCATGCAAACTGTTTCGGATTGTGTGTATTGCTTTAATATTGGTaatgtgtttatttgtttaccTTGAACCTGCATTGACCTTAAACATTCTTTTAGCAGTCATAACTTTCCTTTTTGTTGAAGCAtttcctgattccaaaaagttCAGGTAACCATAGTTCAAAACAGtaacaaacagaaaataatttcCAGATAACCGTATGCATGTAGAAACAGTGATTTCTATAGATATTACCTCCTCATAAGAATTCATACATGTAAGCGATATATTCTGCTTGAGAATAATACCTGCCTACAGTTTTGACTAGGAAATATATTTGTAATGTTAATTAACAGTTTAAAAAGAACCGAATGCTTTGTTTACTAGTTGTAAAGATATTTTCACACTGGTGATTACAAAATAAAGTTGGATTTCCATCTTTAGACAATTACAATGCATTGTTTACCTCacaaaaatcataaaatgtttTAGTCATAACTATTAAAATAGCTTTGCTTCTAGTTTGTATCTTACCATATGAGTACATATTTCCTGTCAATTCGTCTAAAAAAACTGCTTCATCACGGTTTGAGTCTGCAATGTTAAAACGATTAgaagttttttgtttattttgtgattATAGTAGATTCAAGATTAATGAAGAGAGCCCACATCTAACCCTTAAAGCTATTTAACTATGCCATTTTGGTATATTATCATAATTAGTTGCAAGAAAATAATCACAATTTGTTTCGAATAGTATACATCTTCaaacataaaatacaaaaaaaaggggACCTACATATGATACAGACAATTTATTCAAAGACATTGGGCTGCACTTACCAAGTAAGGAGTTGTGATATTTTCCTAGATCAGCATCAAAGTACAGTTCACCGCCTGTGTCTTCTGTAAGTTAAAAGTGTAAGAAGTTGTAAATGATATTACTGCAGCTATTAAATGTTTAGATTTAACATAGTTAGGGATATATCTTAACTACGGTATAATGCCTGAACAGTAGTTAGATTTAAATGTTAATAGCTAAAGAACACATAAGCCTGATAGTTAAGTAACATGCATGCATTTGGACTATAGCTATCAACACACGACAAGGatttacaagaaaatgtttaatCATAGAGATATGAATATGAAACATACTAGTAAATGATGTTGAAGTTGAGGTTGAAATGCTCTCCTGAAGaaatatgtagtaaaatatgagaaacatatttgttattgtttgcaaAAAAAGGACCAAAATTTGAGTCAAAATTTTTTCCATCTTAATGCTATGATTGCAGAGCATCAGTATCACATGTAATCAATATTAAAGTAGcaatataacaatataaccTGTTCTTTCACTATGTTCCAGACTAGCATTAAAAAGCAGGCAAAGACAGCACACAGAGGATGCCTGTAGATATGGACTCCTGAAGGTTTAACTCGCTATTTACTAAAGAAAAGACTATTTGCTTCACTTCAGCAGCTTCGACATTGCGTTATTAGTGTAACGGTAGTAAAAGGAAGCAATGCACCAACTATTCCAGAATGCAGTTTGATGCAGTTTACATGatttaaaattgtttgttgCATGAGTCACTTAACAAAGGAGTGATATGACTCAAGTAGAAAGGGCATGTGTTACGTAGTGACTTCACAACAGCATGTAAAAGCCAAATCGCATTAAGTTTGGACAATTTGTTCACATGCAGTGTATCATGTACAGTAGGTCTTGTACACACTGCTACAGGATTCAAAAGGACATCAAACGGAAAAGACAAAGCTACTTACTTTGCAACATGACTTGATAATAATTCTCAAACACAGTTCAAATTTCAATGGGTTAAAGCATTACTTTGGATTTAtgaattaatttcaattaattttaataGTTAATTTGTGGTATATTCTTCCACAAAAGGTTATCACATTTCAATTGTTGGAAGCTTCTTTTCAAGGCCAAAGctagtgttaaaaacagttcttggtcaactgagcacacacacattcacttgtaggtctgcatatagtgccatacttactcaaatcacaggacagtcactccttttattttgtaatgaaatttactcattttcaaacagcattttaagtatctcaatgtacatggatgtaggctagtatacctaccttactattttctgtgacaatttcgtcattggcttcacaaatggtctgtgtaaaaatgaggacaaaatagtcatgttaacatcaaattacagagtcaCATACAGGTGTGGCACAACTGGACTTACACACAGGGTCACTTGTTGGTCTAGTTGTAAgtgttaatgaaatcaaagaaagaccataacaaatacaaaattgacatgatttacaacttgtttttaattaattttaataacataggGTGCCTTCTGAAACCCACACCATCAAACTATGGTTAAAATTTTACAAGAGCTTGTGCCAGAGctagtgttaaaaacagttcttggtcaactgagcacacacacattcaaTTGTGGGTCTGCATATAGTGCCatacttactcaaatcacaggacagtcactccttttattttgtaatgaaatttactCATTTTCAAACAGCATTTTAAGTCTCTCAATGTACATGGATGTAGGCTAGTATACCTACCTTACTATTTTCTGTGACAAATTCGTCATTGGCTTCACAAATGGTCTGTGTAAAAATGAGGAGAAAATAgtcatgttaacatcaaattacagagtcaCATACAGTTGTGGTACAACTGGACATACACCCAGTGTCATTTGTGGGTCTAGTGTAattgttaatgaaatcaaagaacccgcccccgccccccccccaaaaaaattactgaattgacatgatttacaacttgtttttaattaattttaataacataggGTGTCTTCTGAAACCCACACCATcaaactttggttaaaattgtTCAAGAGCTTGTGTCAGAGctagtgttaaaaacagttcttggtcaactgagcacacacacattcacttgtAGGTCTGCATATAGTGCCCTACTTACTCAAATCACAGGACAGtcactccttttattttgtaatgaaatttactCATATTCAAACAGCATTTTGAGTTTCTCAATGTACATAGCTGTAATATAGTATACCTACCTTACTATTTGCTGTGACAATTTTGTCATTGGCTTCACAAATGGTCTGTGTAAAAATGAGGACAAAATATtcatgttaacatcaaattacagagtcaCATACAGTTGTGGCACAACTGGACTTACACACAGTGTCACTTGTTGGTCTAGTTGTAAgtgttaatgaaatcaaagaaagaccataacaaatacaaaattgacatgatttacaacttgtttttaattaattttaataacataggGTGCCTTCTGAAACCCACACCATCAAACTATGGTTAAAATTTTACAAGAGCTTGTGCCAGAGctagtgttaaaaacagttcttggtcaactgaacacacacacattcaattGTGGGTCTGCATATAGTGCCatacttactcaaatcacaGAACAGTCACTCCTTTtcttttgtaatgaaatttactCATTTTCAAACAGCATTTTAAGTATCTCAATGTACATGGATGTAGGCTAGTATACCTACCTTACTATTTTCTGTGACAAATTCGTCATTGGCTTCACAAATGGTCTGTGTAAAAATGAGGACAAAATAgtcatgttaacatcaaattacagagtcaCATACAGTTGTGGTACAACTGGACTTACACCCAGTGTCATTTGTGGGTCTAGTGTAattgttaatgaaatcaaaggacccgcccccccccccaaaaaaattactgaattgacatgatttacaacttgtttttaattaattttaataacataggGTGTCTTCTGAAACCCACACCATcaaactttggttaaaattgtTCAAGAGCTTGTGTCAGAGctagtgttaaaaacagttcttggtcaactgagcacacacacattcacttgtaggtctgcatatagtgccatacttactcaaatcacaggacagtcactccttttattttgtaatgaaatttactCATATTCAAACAGCATTTTGAGTATCTCAATGTACATGGATGTAGGCTAGTATACCTACCTTACTATTTTCTGTGACAAATTCGTCATTGGCTTCACAAATGGTCTGTGTAAAAATGAGGACAAAATAgtcatgttaacatcaaattacagagtcaCATACAGTTGTGGCACAACTGGACATACACACAGGGTCACTTGTTGGTCTAGTTGTAAgtgttaatgaaatcaaagaaagaccataacaaatacaaaattgacatgatttacaacttgtttttaattaattttaataacataggGTGCCTTCTGAAACCCACACCATcaaactttggttaaaattgtaCAAGAACTTGTGCCAGAGCTAGggttaaaaacagttcttggtcaactgagcacacacacattcacttgtaggtctgaatatagtgccatacttactcaaatcacaggacagtcactccttttattttgtaatgaaattttctcatattcCAACATTATTTTAAGTATCTCAATGTACATGGATGTAGGCTAGTATACCTACCTTACTATTTTCAGTGACAAATTCGTCATTGGCTTCACAAATGGTCTGTGTAAAAATGAGGACAAAATAgtcatgttaacatcaaattacagatTCACATACAGTTGTGGTACAACTGGACTTACACCCAGTGTCATTTGTGGGTCTAGTGTAattgttaatgaaatcaaagaacccgcccccgccccccccccaaaaaaaattactgaattgacatgatttacaacttgtttttaattaatttcaataacATAGGGTGTCTTCTGAAACCCACACCATcaaactttggttaaaattgtTCAAGAGCTTGTGCCAGAGctagtgttaaaaacagttcttggtcaactgagcacacacacattcacttgtAGGTCTGCATATAGTGCCCTACTTACTCAAATCACAGGACAGtcactccttttattttgtaatgaaatttactCATATTCAAACAGCATTTTGAGTTTCTCAATGTACATAGCTGTAATATAGTATACCTACCTTACTATTTGCTGTGACAATTTCGTCATTGGCTTCACAAATGGTCTGTGTAAAAATGAGGACAAAATAgtcatgttaacatcaaattacagagtcaCATACAGTTGTGGCACAACTGGACTTACACACAGTGTCACTTGTTGGTCTAGTTGTAAgtgttaatgaaatcaaagaaagaccataacaaatacaaaattgacatgatttacaacttgtttttaattaattttaataacataggGTGCCTTCTGAAACCCACACCATcaaactttggttaaaattgtaCAAGAACTTGTGCCAGAGctagtgttaaaaacagttcttggtcaactgagcacacacacattcacttgtaggtctgaatatagtgccatacttactcaaatcacaggacagtcactccttttattttgtaatgaaattttctcatattcaaCCAGCATTTTAAGTCTCTCAATGTACATGGATGTAGGCTAGTATACCTACCTTACTATTTGCTGTGACAATTTCGTCATTGGCTTCACAAATGGTCTGTGTAAAAATGACGACGAAATAGttatgttaacatcaaattacagagtcaCATACAGTTGTGGCATAACTGGACATACACACAGGGTCACTTGTTGGTCTAGTTGTAAgtgttaatgaaatcaaagaaagaccataacaaatacaaaattgacatgatttacaacttgtttttaattaatttcaataacACAGGGTGCCTTCTGAAACCCACACCATcaaactttggttaaaattgtaCAAGAGCTTGTGCCAGAGctagtgttaaaaacagttcttggtcaactgagcacacacacattcacttgtaggtctgcatatagtgccatacttactcaaatcacaggacagtcactccttttattttgtaatgaaattttctcatattcaaacattattttaagtATCTCAATGTACATGGATGTATGTTAGTATACCTACCTTATTATTTTCTGTGACAATTTCGTCATTGGCTTCACAAATGGTCTGTGTAAAAATGAGGACAAAATAGttatgttaacatcaaattacagagtcaCATACAGGTGTGGTACAACTGGACTTACACCCAGTGTCATTTGTGGGTCTAGTGTAattgttaatgaaatcaaagaacccgcccccccccccaaaaaataaaataaaataatgaattgacatgatttacaacttgtttttaattaattataataacataGGGTGTCTTCTgcaacccacaccatcaaactttggttaaaattgtaCAAGAACTTGTGCCAGAGctagtgttaaaaacagttcttggtcaactgagcacacacaCATTTACTTGTAGGTCTGCATATAGTGCCatacttactcaaatcacaggacagtcactccttttattttgtaatgaaatttactCATTTTCAAACAGCATTTTAAGTATCTCAATGTACATGGATGTAGGCTAGTATACCTACCTTACTATTTTCTGTGACAATTTCGTCATTGGCTTCACAAATGGTCTGTGTAAAAATGACGACAAAATAGttatgttaacatcaaattacagagtcaCATACAGTTGTGGCACAACTGGACATACACACAGGGTCACTTGTTGGTCTAGTTGTAAgtgttaatgaaatcaaagaaagaccataacaaatacaaaattgacatgatttacaacttgttttcaattaattttaataacataggGTGTCTTCTgcaacccacaccatcaaactttggttaaaattgtaCAAGAACTTGTGCCAGAGctagtgttaaaaacagttcttggtcaactgagcacacacacattcacttgtaggtctgaatatagtgccatacttactcaaatcacaggacagtcactccttttattttgtaatgaaattttctcatattcaaCCAGCATTTTAAGTCTCTCAATGTACATGGATGTAGGCTAGTATACCTACCTTACTATTTGCTGCGACAATTTCGTCATTGGCTTCACAAATGGTCTGTGTAAAAATGACGACAAAATAGttatgttaacatcaaattacagagtcaCATACAGTTGTGGCATAACTGGACATACACACAGGGTCACTTGTTGGTCTAGTTGTAAgtgttaatgaaatcaaagaaagaccataacaaatacaaaattgacatgatttacaacttgtttttaattaatttcaataacATAGGGTGCCTTCTGAAACCCACACCATcaaactttggttaaaattgtaCAAGAGCTTGTGCCAGAGctagtgttaaaaacagttcttggtcaactgagtacacacacattcacttgtAGGTCTGCATATAGTGCCATATTTACTCAAATCACAGGACAGtcactccttttattttgtaatgaaatttactcattttcaaacagcattttaagtatctcaatgtacatggatgtaggctagtatacctaccttactattttctgtgacaatttcgtcattggcttcacaaatggtctgtgtaaaaatgaggacaaaatagtcatgttaacatcaaattacagagtca contains these protein-coding regions:
- the LOC139969036 gene encoding uncharacterized protein isoform X3 encodes the protein MYNLRHRRRAVQGHTIIQPMQTMDRDGLSVEWINGHKGRGVFATKAIYKGEFITEYRGDLLSKRDAEMRCQKNISDVAYMYYFKHQGKNMCIDASKEDGSIGRLVNDNISSVANCRMRIIVKDSHPHLCLYATKNILQGDELEYDYGGYTPWQKKTTSKDNEVHVTEKNKTICEANDEIVTENSKTICEANDEIVTANSKTICEANDEIVTENSKTICEANDEIVAANSKTICEANDEIVTENSKTICEANDEIVTANSKTICEANDEIVTANSKTICEANDEFVTENSKTICEANDEFVTENSKTICEANDKIVTANSKTICEANDEFVTENSKESISTSTSTSFTKDTGGELYFDADLGKYHNSLLDSNRDEAVFLDELTGNMYSYDILNKPCQESHPELQPIFERMLEQMKAQVPQRLKHLSHMQTTDYDSEECTSTDEEDFSDDYLDAFSESESTTDEESEEESSENEKPSTSKNHSDGVKVSSTYYSKSRKRTWNRQHCCLFCEKNVTKLPRHLETHHADEILVMKAMLLPKRSAERNAILEEIRKKGDNAYNCRVLKEGKGKLLVYKRPKLGTMHVEDYIPCPDCQGYFAKKSLWRHQKKCTLKKAKENPTTSRTAQCQKAGRALLPTKSPCSAKLQEILAGMRTDSVVVTIRADSWICKLGEHHCDDSSTINHNIVSERMRRIARLLLETQQINASIKSAKDLVDPAHFDDVILGVNICSGFDTSNQNFEAPTLAKKLGQSLTTLAEIVIAESIKSSDTLQECKAEQFLKLKNLQWKQRIATKVYKQQCKQKWQKQRKFP
- the LOC139969036 gene encoding uncharacterized protein isoform X10, giving the protein MYNLRHRRRAVQGHTIIQPMQTMDRDGLSVEWINGHKGRGVFATKAIYKGEFITEYRGDLLSKRDAEMRCQKNISDVAYMYYFKHQGKNMCIDASKEDGSIGRLVNDNISSVANCRMRIIVKDSHPHLCLYATKNILQGDELEYDYGGYTPWQKKTTSKDNEVHVTEKNKTICEANDEIVTENSKTICEANDEIVAANSKTICEANDEIVTENSKTICEANDEIVTANSKTICEANDEIVTANSKTICEANDEFVTENSKTICEANDEFVTENSKTICEANDEFVTENSKTICEANDKIVTANSKTICEANDEFVTENSKESISTSTSTSFTKDTGGELYFDADLGKYHNSLLDSNRDEAVFLDELTGNMYSYDILNKPCQESHPELQPIFERMLEQMKAQVPQRLKHLSHMQTTDYDSEECTSTDEEDFSDDYLDAFSESESTTDEESEEESSENEKPSTSKNHSDGVKVSSTYYSKSRKRTWNRQHCCLFCEKNVTKLPRHLETHHADEILVMKAMLLPKRSAERNAILEEIRKKGDNAYNCRVLKEGKGKLLVYKRPKLGTMHVEDYIPCPDCQGYFAKKSLWRHQKKCTLKKAKENPTTSRTAQCQKAGRALLPTKSPCSAKLQEILAGMRTDSVVVTIRADSWICKLGEHHCDDSSTINHNIVSERMRRIARLLLETQQINASIKSAKDLVDPAHFDDVILGVNICSGFDTSNQNFEAPTLAKKLGQSLTTLAEIVIAESIKSSDTLQECKAEQFLKLKNLQWKQRIATKVYKQQCKQKWQKQRKFP
- the LOC139969036 gene encoding uncharacterized protein isoform X13, producing MYNLRHRRRAVQGHTIIQPMQTMDRDGLSVEWINGHKGRGVFATKAIYKGEFITEYRGDLLSKRDAEMRCQKNISDVAYMYYFKHQGKNMCIDASKEDGSIGRLVNDNISSVANCRMRIIVKDSHPHLCLYATKNILQGDELEYDYGGYTPWQKKTTSKDNEVHVTEKNKTICEANDEIVTENSKTICEANDEIVTANSKTICEANDEIVTENSKTICEANDEIVAANSKTICEANDEIVTENSKTICEANDEIVTANSKTICEANDEIVTANSKTICEANDEFVTENSKTICEANDEFVTENSKTICEANDEFVTENSKESISTSTSTSFTKDTGGELYFDADLGKYHNSLLDSNRDEAVFLDELTGNMYSYDILNKPCQESHPELQPIFERMLEQMKAQVPQRLKHLSHMQTTDYDSEECTSTDEEDFSDDYLDAFSESESTTDEESEEESSENEKPSTSKNHSDGVKVSSTYYSKSRKRTWNRQHCCLFCEKNVTKLPRHLETHHADEILVMKAMLLPKRSAERNAILEEIRKKGDNAYNCRVLKEGKGKLLVYKRPKLGTMHVEDYIPCPDCQGYFAKKSLWRHQKKCTLKKAKENPTTSRTAQCQKAGRALLPTKSPCSAKLQEILAGMRTDSVVVTIRADSWICKLGEHHCDDSSTINHNIVSERMRRIARLLLETQQINASIKSAKDLVDPAHFDDVILGVNICSGFDTSNQNFEAPTLAKKLGQSLTTLAEIVIAESIKSSDTLQECKAEQFLKLKNLQWKQRIATKVYKQQCKQKWQKQRKFP
- the LOC139969036 gene encoding uncharacterized protein isoform X19, producing MYNLRHRRRAVQGHTIIQPMQTMDRDGLSVEWINGHKGRGVFATKAIYKGEFITEYRGDLLSKRDAEMRCQKNISDVAYMYYFKHQGKNMCIDASKEDGSIGRLVNDNISSVANCRMRIIVKDSHPHLCLYATKNILQGDELEYDYGGYTPWQKKTTSKDNEVHVTEKNKTICEANDEIVTENSKTICEANDEIVTANSKTICEANDEIVTENSKTICEANDEIVAANSKTICEANDEIVTENSKTICEANDEIVTANSKTICEANDEIVTANSKTICEANDEFVTENSKTICEANDEFVTENSKESISTSTSTSFTKDTGGELYFDADLGKYHNSLLDSNRDEAVFLDELTGNMYSYDILNKPCQESHPELQPIFERMLEQMKAQVPQRLKHLSHMQTTDYDSEECTSTDEEDFSDDYLDAFSESESTTDEESEEESSENEKPSTSKNHSDGVKVSSTYYSKSRKRTWNRQHCCLFCEKNVTKLPRHLETHHADEILVMKAMLLPKRSAERNAILEEIRKKGDNAYNCRVLKEGKGKLLVYKRPKLGTMHVEDYIPCPDCQGYFAKKSLWRHQKKCTLKKAKENPTTSRTAQCQKAGRALLPTKSPCSAKLQEILAGMRTDSVVVTIRADSWICKLGEHHCDDSSTINHNIVSERMRRIARLLLETQQINASIKSAKDLVDPAHFDDVILGVNICSGFDTSNQNFEAPTLAKKLGQSLTTLAEIVIAESIKSSDTLQECKAEQFLKLKNLQWKQRIATKVYKQQCKQKWQKQRKFP